The following are encoded together in the Xiphophorus hellerii strain 12219 chromosome 3, Xiphophorus_hellerii-4.1, whole genome shotgun sequence genome:
- the lratd2b gene encoding protein LRATD2 encodes MGNQVEKLTHINYAEVPTSDPNGFDPDGDGTRIGVSYIFSNDDDDQDQDDNLDHFPPDSRQVSHEEKPFDPDDELECVVYYRDECVYERSSGAASVSPESLLATCRPGDLLEFVATGQYPHWAVYVGDFQVVHLHRAEVKNNFLTDVSQGKKGRIVNGLYRQRALPPEVIVRNAMDHVGTRDRDLCWRNSECFAAWCRFGRREFKIGGEIRIGKQPYKLKLLFSEKKSHVLEFQCLEDVIMEKRRNDQIGKDAVMQELANHLNATHDLKEERFVN; translated from the coding sequence ATGGGGAACCAGGTGGAGAAACTAACGCACATCAATTACGCGGAGGTACCAACGTCGGACCCGAACGGCTTCGATCCGGACGGCGACGGAACGCGGATCGGCGTCTCCTACATTTTCTCCAACGACGACGATGACCAGGACCAGGACGACAACCTGGACCACTTCCCGCCGGACAGCCGGCAGGTGAGCCACGAAGAGAAGCCCTTCGACCCGGACGACGAGCTGGAGTGCGTCGTCTACTACCGAGACGAGTGCGTCTACGAGCGGAGCTCCGGAGCCGCGTCCGTCTCCCCGGAGAGCCTCCTGGCCACGTGCAGACCGGGCGACCTGCTGGAGTTCGTGGCCACCGGCCAGTACCCGCACTGGGCCGTTTACGTCGGCGACTTCCAGGTGGTTCACTTGCACCGCGCCGAGGTCAAGAACAACTTTCTGACCGACGTGAGCCAGGGGAAGAAGGGCAGGATAGTGAACGGCCTGTACCGGCAACGTGCGCTCCCGCCGGAGGTGATCGTGCGCAACGCCATGGATCACGTCGGAACCAGAGACAGGGACTTGTGCTGGAGGAACTCCGAGTGTTTCGCGGCCTGGTGCCGCTTCGGGAGGCGGGAGTTCAAAATCGGGGGGGAGATACGGATCGGGAAGCAGCCGTACAAGTTAAAACTGCTCTTCTCCGAGAAGAAGAGCCACGTGTTGGAGTTTCAGTGCCTGGAGGACGTGATCATGGAGAAGCGCAGGAACGACCAGATCGGCAAAGACGCCGTGATGCAGGAGCTGGCCAACCATCTGAATGCCACGCACGACCTCAAAGAGGAGCGCTTCGTAAACTGA